In Balaenoptera ricei isolate mBalRic1 chromosome 4, mBalRic1.hap2, whole genome shotgun sequence, the following are encoded in one genomic region:
- the SKIL gene encoding ski-like protein gives MENLQTNFSLVQGSNKKLNGMGDDGSPPVKKMMTDIHANGKMMINKMPTVKKEHLDDYEAPMETDEEHVKRTCASVPEPLHLNPSLKHTLAQFHLSSQSSLGGPAAFSARYSQESMSPTVFLPLPSPQVLPGPLLIPSDSSTELTQTVLEGESISCFQVGGEKRLCLPQVLNSVLREFSLQQINTVCDELYIYCSRCTSDQLHILKVLGILPFNAPSCGLITLTDAQRLCNALLRPRTFPQNGSILPAKSSLAQLKETGSAFEVEHECLGKCQGLFAPQFYVQPDAPCIQCLECCGMFAPQTFVMHSHRSPDKRTCHWGFESAKWHCYLHVNQKYLGTPEEKKLKVILEEMKEKFSMRNGKRTQSKANTPPGMELQSWYPVIKQEGDHVSQTHSFLHPSYYLYMCDKVVAPNVSLTSAVSQPKEVTKTEASRSIPRHSEKPHSSGKHQKIVSYPDVSLEEQEKIDLKTSRELYNRLDPSVSNNSTSKKKPEPTTCNLARDTSKAGIDCDASASSPLLVKDVICEDDKGKIMEEVMRTYVKQQEKLNSILQKKQQLQMEVEMLSSSKAMKELTEEQQNLQKELESLQNEHAQRMEEFYVEQKDLEKKLEQVMKQKCTCDSNLEKDKEAEYAAQLAELRQRLDHAEADRQELQDELRQEREARQKLEMMIKELKLQILKSSKTAKE, from the exons ATGGAAAACCTACAGACAAATTTTTCCTTGGTTCAGGGCTCAAATAAAAAACTGAACGGGATGGGAGATGATGGCAGCCCTCCAGTGAAAAAAATGATGACAGAcattcatgcaaatggaaaaatgatGATAAACAAGATGCCAACAGTAAAGAAGGAACACTTGGACGACTATGAAGCGCCAATGGAAACTGATGAAGAGCACGTCAAGAGAACCTGTGCCTCTGTGCCTGAACCTTTACATTTAAATCCCAGTTTGAAACACACTTTGGCACAATTCCATTTAAGTAGCCAGAGCTCTCTGGGTGGACCAGCAGCATTTTCCGCTCGGTATTCCCAAGAAAGCATGTCACCTACTGTATTTTTGCCTCTTCCATCTCCTCAGGTTCTTCCTGGTCCACTGCTCATCCCTTCTGATAGCTCCACAGAACTCACCCAGACTGTGTTGGAAGGGGAGTCTATTTCTTGTTTTCAGGTTGGAGGAGAAAAGAGACTCTGTTTGCCCCAAGTCCTAAATTCTGTTCTCCGAGAATTTTCACTCcaacaaataaatacagtatgtGATGAATTGTACATCTATTGTTCAAGGTGTACATCAGACCAGCTTCATATCTTAAAGGTCCTGGGAATACTTCCATTCAATGCCCCGTCCTGTGGGCTGATCACATTAACTGATGCACAAAGACTGTGTAATGCTTTATTGCGGCCACGCACTTTTCCTCAAAATGGTAGTATACTTCCTGCTAAAAGCTCATTGGCCCAGTTGAAGGAAACTGGCAGTGCCTTTGAAGTGGAACATGAATGCTTAGGCAAATGTCAGGGTTTATTTGCACCCCAATTTTATGTTCAGCCAGATGCCCCGTGTATTCAGTGTCTGGAGTGCTGTGGAATGTTTGCGCCCCAGACATTTGTGATGCATTCTCACAGATCACCCGACAAAAGGACTTGTCACTGGGGCTTTGAATCAGCCAAATGGCATTGCTATCTTCACGTGAACCAAAAATACTTAGGGACACctgaagaaaagaaactgaaggtaattttagaagaaatgaaggagaaatttagCATGAGAAATGGGAAGAGGACTCAATCCaaggcaa ATACACCACCAGGAATGGAATTACAGTCATGGTATCCAGTTATAAAGCAGGAAGGTGACCATGTTTCTCAGACACATTCATTTCTACACCCCAG CTACTACTTATACATGTGTGATAAAGTGGTTGCCCCAAATGTGTCCCTTACTTCGGCTGTATCCCAGCCTAAAGAGGTCACAAAGACAGAGGCAAGTAGATCTATACCAAGACACTCAGAGAAGCCTCACAGTAGTGGGAAACATCAAAAAATAGTGTCTTATCCAGATGTTTCACTGGAGGAACAGGAGAAAATAGATCTGAAAACAAGTAGAGAATTATATAACCGCTTAG ATCCATCAGTCTCGAATAATTCTACAAGCAAAAAGAAACCTGAACCTACCACTTGCAACTTAGCCAGAGACACAAGCAAGGCGGGAATTGACTGTGATGCTTCAGCTTCGTCTCCACTTCTCGTCAAGGATGTCATTTGTGAGGATGATAAGGGAAAAATCATGGAAGAAGTAATGAGAACTTAtgtaaaacaacaggaaaaactgAACTCAATTTTGCAGAAGAAGCAACAACTTCAGATG GAAGTTGAAATGTTGAGTAGTTCAAAAGCTATGAAGGAACTCACTGAAGAACAGCAGAATTTACAGAAAGAGCTTGAATCTTTGCAGAATGAACATGCTCAAAGAATGGAAGAATTTTATGTTGAACAGAAAGACTTAGAGAAAAAATTAGAGCAGGTAATGAAGCAAAAATGTACCTGTGACtcaaatttagaaaaagataaagaggCTGAATATGCAGCACAG CTGGCAGAACTGAGACAGAGATTGGACCATGCCGAGGCTGATAGGCAAGAACTCCAGGATGAACTCAGACAGGAACGGGAGGCAAGACAGAAGTTAGAGATGATGATAAAAGAGCTAAAGCTGCAAATTTTGAAATCATCGAAGACTGCTAAAGAATAG